In the Telopea speciosissima isolate NSW1024214 ecotype Mountain lineage chromosome 2, Tspe_v1, whole genome shotgun sequence genome, one interval contains:
- the LOC122651195 gene encoding glycine-rich cell wall structural protein 1-like, giving the protein MGFSRKCLAVGLLFSSIVLHLSATALGEKLDDNRFGDVCGFGGRRGCGSRFGRERGGGFGGGGGGGGAGGGSGHGGGFGAGGGVGGGAGTGGGAGGGGGFGGGGGGGTGGGSGHGGGFGAGGGAGGGVGTGGGVGGGGGFGGGGGGGADGGSGHGGGFGAGGGIGSGAGGGVGGGGGGGGGAGGGGGSGKGGGFGAGGGVGAGGGAGGGIGQGGGGGHGIGGGIGIGIGVGVGVGVGVGAGGGGGH; this is encoded by the exons ATGGGTTTCTCCAGAAAATGCTTGGCGGTTGGGCTTCTTTTCTCGAGCATTGTCTTGCATTTGAGTGCGACTGCACTTGGAGAAAAGCTTGACGATAATAGATTTGGTGATGTTTGTGGCTTCGGGGGCCGCCGGGGCTGTGGAAGCCGCTTTGGTCGTGAAC gtggaggaggctttggtggtggtggtggaggtggtggtgccGGTGGTGGGTCAGGGCATGGTGGGGGCTTTGGTGCTGGAGGTGGTGTAGGAGGTGGGGCTGGTActggtggtggtgctggaggtggaggaggctttggtggtggtggaggtggtggtacCGGTGGAGGGTCAGGTCATGGTGGAGGCTTTGGAGCTGGAGGGGGTGCTGGTGGTGGAGTTGGCACGGGAGGAGGAgtaggtggaggtggaggttttggtggcggcggtggtggtggagcGGATGGTGGGTCAGGTCATGGTGGAGGTTTTGGAGCTGGTGGTGGCATAGGcagtggtgctggaggtggggttggtggaggaggtggtggaggtggaggtgctggtggtggtggaggctcAGGTAAAGGTGGGGGCTTTGGTGCAGGTGGAGGTGTAGGTGCAGGTGGTGGAGCTGGTGGAGGCATTGGACAAGGCGGCGGCGGTGGTCACGGGATCGGTGGAGGGATTGGAATAGGAATTGGGGTTGGTGTTGGAGTTGGAGTCGGAGTCGGAgccggtggtggtggaggtcaTTAA